The Panicum virgatum strain AP13 chromosome 6K, P.virgatum_v5, whole genome shotgun sequence nucleotide sequence TGGCATGACGGCGATGCTATATATGGCTCGTTGTATCACGGGGAAGCAGTAGCAGTGGTGGAAAAATCATGATAACATAATATAATCCATACTTAGCGTGCCTGACCTTTCCCTAGAATATGCTAAGTTTCTAGAGTAAGTAATCTGATAACTCTAGGAACCTACAAGGGTGTGTCCAATCAGAGAAGGTTCGTCATTCGTAGATAACTTTTAATTTCCATTTAAGGCAGCAGGTTGCCATAACAGTAAAAAgcctacccgcaaaaaaaacaGTAAAAAAGCCTTTATTACTATAAAAAGCCATTATTAAAAAGAACCATACTTCACCTTTTTTCAGTTCATGAAGCCCAAATTGCATTCAAACTGGATATGAGGAAATTACTTTGATGACTTGTTCAAGTAGTGCGAAGTCTCCATGTTACCGCCCCTATACCTGGCCAGACAGCGTCATTGGCTTcggagaatttttttattttttatattatttttttctcgatttatcaaaaatatatgccgatttttttttgcaaaaatgtcaTCCTGCCGCCAGTTTATCCGGCGGAAGGTaggtaccgccggatgaaccggcggcaggTGCACCGTAGAAAacataccgccggttcatccgcacatttttaaaaaattataacaaattTATATGGATTCGGATTGTgataaaatttatacaaaaattatagacctcgacgagatctacaactttgtaattcaaacttttttcatttgGAATCATTCTGGTATTTAAATAATCGACACAAcatttagatctaaaaaatcagatCTAAACAAGTCGTGCTGCTCATCGGGAGTGCACCGGAAATCAGATCTAAACAACTTTGTAATTACAACAAATCTAGCGTTGTTTAGATGAAAAATTCCCGGTGCACTTCCGATGAGCAGCACGACTtgttcatccggcggtacctaccttccgccggatgaactggCGGTAGGATgacatttttgtaaaaaaaaaatcggcatatatttttgacaaataggaaaaaaaatattggcTTCGGAGGTGCGCGCTCCAGGAAGGCATCTTTGCAAAATCAGCTCTAGAATTGCTGGGCCTGATTGGGTCCGTTAAACCTCAGCCCATGTAATAGCGTTGcccatttttctttcttgatTGAGTGTCGTGAGGATATAAGCTACCTCCCTGCGTGGAGAAGAACTCGAACTAAACTGTACCCCGAACAGAGCCGTGCGCTGCACGCCGGCGTTGGTAGGGTCGTCGTCGTCTTGCCGTCGCCTGAGAAGAATCTTATCCAGTTCCACCGAGTTGCCATGCTATCGATCCATGTCATAGAAGTATGGTAACATCTGGTACCAGAGACTCGATCCTGGCATCTCACGATCACCAGATGCGCCTTCAAGTCACCATGAAGACGGATGAACAATTTGAGCGTATTCTCAAGATGCTCTAAGAAAACAAGCAAGGGATGGTTGAGATCAAGGCCACGATGACGGAGATGCGTTTGGCGAAGGATGAATTCGAAGCTTGGAAACCCGAAGTCGACAAGAGTGTTGCCGATCTGCAGATCGCCGTCAACACCCTCGGCCACCGCTTCGACAAGCTCTTCTCCAACACCGTCCCTGCCTCCCCGCATCTGGATGCACCCATCACTCACCCTGCACCAGAGATTGTGGGATCTTCACCGGCGCTGGCCACTGCCCATCTGGTGGCGACCTCCAAGGAGGctgcatttgggccacatggccATCGCGTCGAAACACACAACTGGGGGTCTGGATTTGGAGTGGTGTATACCATTCCTCATCCGTCTCCAGTCATAGGTGCGAAGCAATTCCCAAATCCTTCTTCTGCTACTTTTGATTTGGAGTCGCATCTTGACTAGAGCGAATTGTCCCGTTTATGTCATGCTTTTCCCCCCACTAGATTCTCCCCAATTTGATGGTTCCAACCCTAAGTTATGGATCCGTAAGTGTGAGACCTTTTTTGATATCTATTCTGTTGCCAAGCATTACTGGGTAGGGTTAGCCACCATGAATTTCATCGGTTCCGCAGCCTTTTGGTTGCAATCCATCCAGTCCCGTAGCGCCAAATTGAGTTGGGAAGGGTTGGGCTCagccttgtgtgcccgctttgaTCGGGATGAGCGGAATCACATGATCTGTCAGTTTTTCCGTATTAACCAAACCACTTCTATTTCTGACTACATAGAAACATTTAGTGATCTGGTCCAtgaaatgctagctcatgaccCCACTATAGCTAATTCTATCATTACTAACCGCTTTATAGATGGTTTGCGAGATGATATTCGAGCAATTGTAGTAGTTCATCGACCTCAAGACTTGGATACTGCTAGTTCCTTGGCTCTTTTGCAGGAGGAAGTTTTAGTGGATTATCCTCGGAAAGAATTCAAGAAACCTGATGGCATTTCTTATCAGAAAAGATACTCTACTGATGGCACCAAGTCTGGTGTTTCTTCTTCTATTGCCTCACCAAGCAGATCCTTGAATTCTCTCCCTGTTGATGACAAGAAAAGTTCTAAACCTGTCAAACCCAAGACTATGGATGATAAATTGTCAGCTCTCAAAGCTTACCGAAGAGCCAAAGGTTTGTGTTACAAATGTGGTGAAAAGTGGAATCCTAGTCATAAGTGCCTCCTACAGTTTCCCTGCATTCTATTGAAGAAGTTTGGCTGTTCTGACAGTACCAACACTCAGTTTGACTCTGATGACTCAGATGTAACTGAAGATTTGTGTGCCCTGTCCTCCCAAGCTATCCATGGTACTGAGGGTTCTAAAACTATCAGGTTGAGAGGTTTTGTAAGTGGTTTGGAGGCATTTATTTTGGTTGATTTTGGGAGCACTCACTGTTTCATTAATGAACAGTTAGCTGCTACCATTCCTAGGTGGAAGATGTTAGAAACACCACTTCTTGTGAAGGTGGCTAATGGCAATCTGCTTACTTGAACACATGAGATTCCTGAATTGATCTGGGGCATTCAGGGTCTGACCTTTAGAACTACATTCAAAATCATTCCTCTAGGTAGCTATGACATGATTCTAGAAATGGATTGGCTAGAACTGCACAGTCCCATGCAGGTTCATTGGCAAAAGAAATGGTTATCCTTTTAGTACATTGGTCAGCAGATTACATTGCAAGGAGTACAGACTTGTGCTACTATGGGGCCTCCTATCACAGAATCACAGCTGAAGGCAATGTTCAAAACAGATTCGATTTTACACTTAGTCCACCTTGCTGCAGTAGACTGTCAGAGTAACCTTGCTGAGTTACCTTCTGAAATCTGTCACCTTCTGCAATAGTTTGCTGATCTCTTTCAGGAACCACAAGGATTACCACCTTCTAGACCAGGTGACCATCAAATACCTCTCATCCCTGGCGCTCAACCTTTCAGGCTTCAGCCATATCGTTATAATCCAACCCAAAAAGATGAAATCGAGAAGCAGACTGCTGACATGCTCAGAAAAGGGTGGATCCAACATAGTTCCAGTCCATTCAGTTCTCCTATTCTATTGGTTAAGAAGAAAACAGGTGATTGGCTTCTCTGTGTGGACTTTCGATGTCTCAATGCTCTCACTGttaaaaacaaatatcctctgCCCATTATAGATGAGATCATGGATGAATTATTTGGTGCTTGTTGGTTTTCCTCATTGGATATGTGCTCAGGCTttcaccaaatcaagatgaaaaaGGGAGAGGAGTTTAAAACTGCATTTCAAACTCATAATGGCCACTATGAGTACAAAGTGATGCCTTATGGTGCCACAAGAGGACCCGATACTTTCCAGGGAGTGATGAATGCAATATTGGCTCCATTTCTTCGCAAATTTGTGGTGGTTTTTATAGATGACATTCTTATCTATAGTCCTAGCTAGTCTGATCATCATTACCATCCGAAGCAAGTCTTTACTGTATTACAGCAACATAAGTTTCATGTTAAATTAGCCAAATGCAGCTTTGCCAAGAAGGAACTCTGTTATCCTGCCATGTCATTAGTGCTGCTGGTGTTTCCACTGATCCTAAGAAAGTTGAAATCATCAGGAAATGGCCAACTCCATCATCTGTCAAGGACATTAGAAGTTTTCTGGGCATGGCATGTTACTACAGAAAGTTTTTGAGAAGTTTTGGTCTCATCTCTAAACCTTTGACCAATCTTCTCAAGAAGGGTGACCTCTTTGTTTGGACTAGTGTAACTGAAGAGGCATTTCAAACACTCAAACAGGCTCTGATCTCTGCACCAGTATTAGCAATGCCCAATTTTTCCAAGCCATTTACAGTTGAAACTGATGCTTTAGATTTTGGTGCTGCAACAAGATGGTCATCCTATTGCATGCATCAGTAAGGCTCTTGGGGTCAAATCTAGAGGATTGTCATCTTATGAAAAAGAATGTCTTGCTATTTTAATGGCAGTTGATCAGTGGCGTAGTTATTTGCAGCACTCTAAATTTATCATCAAAACATATCAGAGTTCTTTGACACACTTCGAAGACCAAAGAGTGACAACCCCTTGGCAACAAAAAGCTTTGACTAAATTACTGGTCTCTCCTACATGATTGTATACAAAAAGGGGATTGACAACAGAGTAGCTGATGCTTTATCTCGTGTATCTCATCAACCTTCTTCTGAATTGGCTGCAATATCTGTGTCTCAACCCACTTGGCTGAAAGAAATACAACAGGCATATTTACAAGATGAGGCAGCCATGAAACTCTTGTCTGAATTATCTGTTTCTTCACCAGTTGGCCATTATTCCTTGCATTCTGGTCTGATTTACTACAAGCACAGAATTTGGGTTGGCAACACTATCTCTTTGCATTAGAAAATAATCCAAGCTCTTCATGCTAGTGCAGTTGGTGGACATTCTGGTTATGAGGTGACTTACAAATGAATCAAGAAATTGTTTGATTGGCCAAGAATGAAAGACATCATCAAGAGTTTTGTATCTCAATGTTCTATTTGTCAACATGCCAAATCTGAGAGAGTACCTTATCCTGGTCTTTTATCACCCCTGCCAGTTCCACAAGGTGCATGGCAAGTTGTCACACCTGATTTCATTGAGGGGCTGCCTAAATCATCCTCTTATAATTGTATTCTAGTGGTTGTGGACAAGTTCTTCAAGTATGCACACTTCTTACCCTTGTCCCATCCCTTTACTGCTCTCCAAGTGGCCTTGGTTTACATGAACAATATCTTCAAACTACATGGTCTGCCCACTGCTATAGTCTCTGACCATGACAGAATTTTTACCAGTACTGTTTGGCAAGAGTTATTCAAACTTACTGGTACTACTTTGCGTATGAGCACAACATATCATCCCCAGACTGACGGCCAAACTGAGCGAATGAATCAATGTCTTGAGACTTATTTGCGATGTTTTGTTCGTGCTTGCACCAGTAAATTGTCTCAGTGGTTGTCCTTGGCAGAGTTTTGGTATAATACATCGTATCACTCTACACTAGATAGTACTCCCTTTATGGTGGTCTAAGGCCATGAACATCGGCAACATGGAATTGAACATTGTCAAATTCCAGACCTCAAAGAATGGCTTCAGCAACGGACACTAATGCAACAACTTCTGCATCAACACCCTCTGCGCGCTAAAAAACATATGAAAATACAGGCTGACAAGAAGATATCACCTCGGTCTTTTGAAATTGGAGAGTCAGTTTATCTCAAAATACAACCCTATGTTCAAACTTCTCTTGCAGCACGATCTTCCAACAAACTATCCTTCAGATACTTTGGACCCTATTTGATCCTTGAAAGAATTGGTGagtgttggtgtttcttatgctgAATAGAATATggaatccgcaagcacacagaatctccgttgtagcacttcaccttggagtatcccagggtatcgtatatttcctcagggaagcattatggtaaagagtattgAGGAATTGAATGACAGATTTTATGCTCAATGgaatatggattccgcaagcgcatagaatcaccgctgtagcacttcaccttggagtattccagggtatcgtatattgtctcagggaagcactatggtaaagagtattgAGGAATCggatgacaaactttactagagatatgaATCGACTAACTTTGT carries:
- the LOC120712169 gene encoding uncharacterized protein LOC120712169 isoform X3 → MVEIKATMTEMRLAKDEFEAWKPEVDKSVADLQIAVNTLGHRFDKLFSNTVPASPHLDAPITHPAPEIVGSSPALATAHLVATSKEAAFGPHGHRVETHNWGSGFGVVYTIPHPSPVIDSNVCARPSSASISRQDDHASSGTMVTLACGTFYLGR
- the LOC120712169 gene encoding uncharacterized protein LOC120712169 isoform X2, whose translation is MVEIKATMTEMRLAKDEFEAWKPEVDKSVADLQIAVNTLGHRFDKLFSNTVPASPHLDAPITHPAPEIVGSSPALATAHLVATSKEAAFGPHGHRVETHNWGSGFGVVYTIPHPSPVIDDLQIPMFVLDRHLHRYQDKMITQVLVQWSHWPVELSTWEDEEALRQQFPRAPAWGQAGSEEGRNVTARVVPRWRHRLRRRALQEGVFSKISSRIAGPDWVR